From the Rhodospirillales bacterium genome, the window TCGCACGAATCCCGGGTCAGGCGGCGCAGGCCTTCGCCCTCCGAGCCGAGCACGAGGGCGATCTTTCCGGTGAGGTCGGTTTCGCGCAGCGCCGTATCGGCGCGGGCATCGAGGCCGACGCACCAGAATCCGGCGTCCTTGAGCAACCCCAGCGCGCGGGCGAGGTTGACGGTTCGGACCAAGGCGACCTGTTCCAGCGCGCCCGACGCGGCCTTGGCCAGCGCCCCGCCGGCGGGCGGGGCGTGCCGGTCTTGCATGATGACTGCGTCCGCCGCAAAGGCGGCGGACGCGCGCAATACGGCACCGACGTTGCGCGGGTCGGTCGCCTGGTCGAGCACCACCACCCGCGCTTGGGGCCGGTCGGCGGCGCGCCGGCAAATGTCCTCAACCGCCAATTCGGGCAGCAGGTCGGCCTGAAGGGCGAATCCTTGATGGGCGGCGCCGTCGCCGACCAGACGGTCGATTTCCGCCCGGCCCCGGATTTCCGGGGCCGGGCGGGGCGAATTATGCCCAGCGGCATTAGCTGCCTGGTCGATTTCGGCGCGATATTGGGCGAACGATTCCGGGGTCACCACCAACCTTCGGACCTTCCGGTTGGGATTGGCGAGCGCCGCCAGAACCGCATGCCGGCCGTGGAGCCAACCCTCTCCCGCAGGCCGGGAATGGCGGAAAATATCGCCTTCCGGGCGCCGGTCCCGAGGGGCTGGGCGGCCCTTGTCCCGGCTCCGAAAGGCCGGGCGACGTCCTTTTTTGTTACTGATTGGAGACATTATTTTGCCTTTTATGTCACCTATTGGTATAACAATGCCCCGGCCATTCGGCCAAAACCCGCGAAAAAACAACGATAAACGTGTGGCCAGCCTTGCGCACCAAGGACGAATGATTTAGCATGCCGCCAAATCAGGTGTCTGCATGCCGTTTTCCGCGCCGGGCTCCTTTCGGCAGCGGGAGATAGCGAGTGGACGCTTGATTTTTGTTTGCATGTTGACACGGCTGCCTGACCTGCTTATTGCGGGCGTCCCTTGGATTTCGGGAACGCCGAGTTCCAGCCACGATGGAGGGG encodes:
- a CDS encoding RNA methyltransferase, translated to MSPISNKKGRRPAFRSRDKGRPAPRDRRPEGDIFRHSRPAGEGWLHGRHAVLAALANPNRKVRRLVVTPESFAQYRAEIDQAANAAGHNSPRPAPEIRGRAEIDRLVGDGAAHQGFALQADLLPELAVEDICRRAADRPQARVVVLDQATDPRNVGAVLRASAAFAADAVIMQDRHAPPAGGALAKAASGALEQVALVRTVNLARALGLLKDAGFWCVGLDARADTALRETDLTGKIALVLGSEGEGLRRLTRDSCDFLARIPMAEGWESLNLASAAAVALYEAFGPRPARKDQR